The following proteins are co-located in the Chryseobacterium daecheongense genome:
- a CDS encoding DNA topoisomerase 3, with protein MKLCIAEKPSVARDIAKVLGATTPKQGYMEGNGYCVTWTFGHLCTLKEPHDYGPQYKSWNLFLLPIIPNNFGIKLIPNKGVENQFKVIEKLVEECDEVINCGDAGQEGELIQRWVLQKAKCNKPIQRLWISSLTEDAIKEGFANLKPAEDYKNLYLAGNARAIGDWLLGINATRLFTKKFGGNKAVLSIGRVQTPTLAMLVQRQKEIDAFTTEEYWELKTKYRDVIFNAAIDRLKTLDRAEKGLEYLKVNPFEIVSFEIKEGKEKNLRLFDLTGLQVEANKKYGYSAENTLNYIQSLYEKKHVTYPRVDTTYLSENLYPKIEGILRKMYFYQDLIAPLLEAPIPKSKAVFDDSKVTDHHAIIPTEVPPSQNLSREEKLIYDLIAKRFISVFYPECKISNTLVEGKVGTIPFKTSGRQVLEPGWRAVYAKEPKEESSDKDKEKEEEQTIPEFTVGETGPHDPIIHQGKTSPPKPYTEATLLRAMETAGKQVDDEELREMLKNNGIGRPSTRANIIETLFKRKYIEKKRKNLIATHTGIQLIDTIEDELLKSPELTGEWELKLRKIESGEYEANQFKEELIQMVSELTRKVVDGKGKVITLQEEEKVVEKKKREPAPKKELQSFEETKCPKCKEHNLIKGKTAVGCSDFKNCGFKIPFELFGKKLSEKQLLDLILKAKTSKLKGFSTHPDALTEGVLSLSDDFTVQLG; from the coding sequence ATGAAACTTTGTATTGCCGAGAAACCCAGTGTTGCCAGAGATATCGCCAAAGTTTTAGGTGCTACTACACCTAAACAGGGCTATATGGAAGGAAACGGCTATTGTGTAACCTGGACATTCGGACATTTATGTACGCTGAAAGAACCGCATGATTATGGTCCGCAGTACAAATCCTGGAATCTGTTTTTATTACCGATCATTCCCAATAACTTTGGAATAAAACTGATTCCGAATAAAGGAGTTGAAAATCAGTTTAAAGTAATTGAAAAACTGGTGGAAGAATGTGATGAGGTCATTAACTGCGGGGATGCCGGACAGGAAGGAGAATTGATCCAGCGTTGGGTATTGCAGAAGGCAAAGTGCAATAAGCCGATTCAACGATTATGGATTTCGTCCCTAACCGAAGATGCGATTAAAGAAGGATTTGCTAACCTGAAACCTGCGGAAGATTACAAAAATCTGTACCTGGCTGGAAATGCCAGAGCTATCGGAGACTGGTTGCTTGGTATTAATGCAACACGCTTATTTACGAAAAAATTCGGAGGGAATAAAGCCGTTCTTTCTATCGGCCGGGTACAAACTCCAACCCTTGCAATGTTGGTTCAGCGTCAGAAAGAAATTGACGCTTTTACCACAGAAGAGTATTGGGAACTTAAAACGAAATACCGCGATGTTATTTTCAATGCTGCGATTGATCGTTTAAAGACACTGGACCGAGCTGAAAAAGGATTGGAATATCTTAAAGTAAATCCCTTTGAAATCGTTTCATTTGAGATCAAAGAAGGAAAAGAAAAGAACCTGAGGCTTTTTGACCTTACGGGACTTCAGGTGGAAGCGAATAAAAAATACGGATATTCAGCCGAAAATACGCTTAATTATATTCAAAGCCTTTATGAAAAAAAACACGTGACTTATCCGCGTGTGGATACGACGTATCTATCTGAAAATTTATATCCTAAAATAGAAGGAATCCTTCGGAAAATGTACTTTTATCAGGATTTAATTGCTCCACTATTGGAAGCTCCTATACCGAAATCCAAAGCTGTTTTTGATGATTCGAAGGTAACGGATCACCATGCAATTATTCCCACCGAAGTTCCACCATCCCAGAACCTGAGCAGGGAGGAAAAGCTTATTTATGATCTGATCGCCAAGCGTTTCATTTCTGTTTTTTATCCCGAATGTAAAATTTCCAATACATTGGTAGAAGGAAAAGTGGGAACTATTCCTTTTAAAACAAGCGGAAGACAGGTTTTAGAGCCGGGATGGAGAGCTGTATATGCCAAAGAACCGAAAGAAGAGTCTTCAGATAAGGATAAAGAAAAAGAAGAAGAGCAAACCATTCCTGAATTTACAGTAGGAGAAACGGGGCCGCATGATCCAATAATCCATCAGGGAAAGACATCCCCTCCAAAACCATATACCGAAGCAACGTTGTTAAGGGCAATGGAAACTGCCGGAAAGCAGGTTGATGATGAAGAGCTGCGTGAAATGCTGAAAAACAACGGGATCGGAAGACCTTCTACCCGGGCCAATATCATAGAAACTCTTTTCAAACGAAAATATATTGAGAAGAAAAGAAAAAATCTTATTGCGACGCACACCGGAATTCAACTGATCGATACTATTGAAGATGAATTGCTGAAAAGCCCTGAACTTACGGGAGAGTGGGAGTTAAAGCTTAGGAAAATAGAAAGTGGTGAATATGAAGCCAATCAGTTTAAAGAAGAACTGATCCAGATGGTCTCTGAACTTACAAGAAAAGTAGTGGACGGAAAAGGAAAAGTGATCACTTTACAGGAAGAAGAGAAAGTGGTTGAAAAGAAAAAACGCGAACCTGCTCCTAAAAAGGAACTTCAGTCTTTTGAGGAAACAAAATGTCCGAAATGCAAAGAACACAATCTGATTAAGGGGAAAACCGCAGTTGGATGTTCAGATTTTAAAAATTGTGGTTTTAAAATACCGTTTGAGCTCTTTGGAAAAAAGTTATCAGAAAAACAACTTCTGGATCTTATTCTTAAAGCAAAAACATCTAAATTAAAAGGTTTCAGTACGCATCCGGATGCCCTTACGGAAGGTGTCCTGTCATTATCTGATGATTTTACGGTGCAACTAGGTTAA
- a CDS encoding MFS transporter → MQTNSEIKALKIKSDSSILPFAIITFIYFIVGFLTTVNEQLQAPLKFTFLAHAGGLKNTFTTLISFFFFLGYLLNGTLGSKWVNAFGYKNTILRGLFFMISGLMMYLCSSWVGYQFPSVDFSIGDAVIPFGFIIFVAGSYLMGTSAAIIQVVVNPYAASYPLKGTQPVQRLNILTAINSIGTTSAPFFVTIVMFSGISIENIEIKQLLLPLSVLIICIITVMAITKRLHLPDIENTRAVAGEKLERSIWSFRHFALGVVAIFFYVGTEVAIGANINLNAFELMELGKPITFFGKTDIIIGGMDLGIHALLSTLYWGGFLVGRSISSFFSKISARTQLATTTVLATILAITSMITQNLWFLVAIGLLHSSMWSCIYTLSIKGLNKYTSKASGVFISAVFGGAVFTLLQGGLADLFGSWRWTWILTVICELLMLSYALFGSKIREKDIIN, encoded by the coding sequence ATGCAAACAAATTCCGAAATAAAAGCTTTGAAAATAAAGTCTGACAGCAGTATCCTTCCATTTGCTATTATTACTTTCATTTATTTTATTGTTGGTTTTCTGACAACTGTTAATGAACAGTTGCAGGCTCCTTTAAAATTTACTTTTCTGGCTCATGCGGGAGGTCTGAAAAACACCTTCACCACGCTCATCTCTTTCTTTTTCTTTTTAGGATATTTGTTAAACGGCACTTTAGGAAGCAAATGGGTCAATGCTTTTGGATATAAAAATACGATCCTAAGAGGTTTGTTTTTTATGATCTCCGGATTGATGATGTATTTATGTTCTTCGTGGGTGGGTTATCAGTTTCCTTCGGTGGATTTCAGCATCGGTGATGCCGTTATTCCCTTTGGGTTTATCATTTTTGTAGCCGGATCTTATTTAATGGGAACTTCTGCAGCAATTATTCAGGTGGTGGTAAATCCTTATGCTGCCTCTTATCCTTTAAAGGGGACACAGCCCGTACAACGACTGAATATTTTAACAGCCATCAATTCCATTGGTACAACCTCAGCACCTTTCTTTGTGACCATCGTGATGTTCAGTGGTATCTCCATTGAAAATATTGAAATAAAACAGCTGCTACTACCTCTTTCTGTACTGATCATCTGTATTATTACGGTGATGGCTATCACCAAGAGACTGCATCTTCCTGATATTGAAAATACGAGAGCCGTTGCAGGAGAAAAACTGGAAAGAAGCATCTGGTCATTCCGCCATTTTGCTTTGGGTGTGGTTGCCATTTTTTTTTATGTAGGAACCGAAGTTGCCATCGGAGCCAATATCAACCTGAATGCTTTTGAGCTTATGGAATTGGGAAAGCCGATTACTTTCTTCGGAAAAACGGATATTATTATCGGCGGAATGGACCTTGGAATTCATGCCTTATTATCTACTTTATATTGGGGAGGCTTCCTTGTTGGAAGATCTATTTCCAGTTTTTTCAGTAAGATCTCAGCGAGAACACAGCTTGCAACGACAACAGTTCTTGCTACCATCCTGGCGATTACTTCAATGATCACCCAGAACCTTTGGTTCCTTGTTGCCATCGGGCTTTTACATTCTTCTATGTGGAGCTGTATTTATACACTTTCTATAAAGGGTCTGAATAAATATACCTCAAAAGCATCCGGTGTATTCATTTCTGCTGTATTTGGCGGTGCGGTATTTACTTTACTTCAAGGAGGACTGGCTGATCTTTTCGGCTCATGGAGATGGACCTGGATATTAACGGTCATCTGTGAATTGCTTATGCTTTCTTATGCACTCTTCGGATCTAAGATCCGGGAGAAAGATATTATTAACTAA
- a CDS encoding pyocin knob domain-containing protein has protein sequence MAKKSITELKNYFKSGKRPTESQFGDLIDSYVHLDSNDAPYLPLSGGTMTGGINLGQTNTNGISRDMSGVTTSSNFSRYFTKLIGSNGDIDTFGYYGTVTSSGAVNLSWGYIGGSAYNSKNAIRWTSDQRVVVGASSSVVPTTGYALDTVGNQYTRGNVDLSGNINSTTGELILQRQGTNKVRTNTYSLILSGETAAGNIYLRPQGDSTSAGQVILSSAGTQYVDAYNLNFGTQTTTGSALFHTNVASATPGYGLWMGHNLQFNGTNFIQPRGSLASWGFTVNNHKNFSFNYATNSGTNGSSVSLTEVVKINNTGTITTLNHGDSSQWNNAFTQGLIYRGLVGNVDLNTITTTGFRIQGGTANATPENNHPVLLAGLLKVFATSTHIVQEYITYSIYNDSYRRYYYNGTWSPWTKDWDSNDFSQQNINNWNVAFARKNESGQIKVSYAGLSVSNFTANTYKQLNINIATPTIVSSPVTKYPNSTPNNYKGIFDSGRNGGSTTYSGRLIENPIPGQNHRWRIMGSFSDRTNALSDTLTLGIRLKNPVSGFSLMGVITVAPQQSSGEFSLYYDTIADAASISSANGYILEVVASSTDANLSVNINSITRFSEAIEA, from the coding sequence ATGGCAAAGAAATCCATCACAGAATTAAAAAATTATTTTAAGTCAGGAAAAAGACCAACTGAAAGTCAGTTTGGAGACCTTATAGATAGCTATGTGCACCTAGATTCAAATGATGCACCTTATTTGCCTCTTTCAGGAGGAACAATGACGGGCGGCATAAATCTTGGGCAAACAAATACAAACGGAATATCCAGAGATATGTCCGGTGTAACAACTAGCTCTAATTTTTCAAGATATTTTACAAAGCTAATAGGTTCTAACGGAGATATAGATACATTTGGATACTACGGAACCGTTACAAGTAGCGGAGCTGTAAATTTGAGTTGGGGATATATTGGAGGATCAGCCTATAACAGTAAAAATGCAATCAGATGGACCTCTGACCAGCGTGTCGTTGTCGGAGCCAGTTCTTCTGTTGTTCCAACTACGGGATATGCCCTAGACACTGTAGGAAATCAATATACGAGAGGAAATGTTGATTTAAGTGGAAACATAAACAGCACCACCGGAGAATTAATTCTTCAAAGGCAAGGTACAAATAAAGTGAGAACCAATACATATAGTTTGATTCTTTCTGGAGAGACAGCCGCAGGAAACATATATTTAAGACCACAGGGCGATAGTACCAGTGCAGGTCAGGTTATTCTTAGTTCAGCTGGCACACAATATGTTGATGCTTACAATCTAAACTTTGGTACCCAGACGACTACTGGATCTGCATTGTTTCATACTAATGTAGCAAGTGCAACACCAGGATATGGTTTATGGATGGGACATAATTTGCAGTTCAATGGAACAAACTTTATTCAGCCCAGAGGAAGTTTAGCATCATGGGGATTTACAGTAAACAATCATAAGAATTTTTCATTTAATTATGCAACAAACTCTGGAACCAACGGGAGTTCGGTGTCTTTAACAGAAGTTGTTAAGATTAATAATACAGGTACTATTACTACCTTAAATCACGGAGATTCCTCTCAATGGAACAATGCTTTCACACAGGGGTTGATATACAGAGGATTAGTTGGTAATGTTGACCTTAATACTATTACGACAACTGGATTTCGGATACAAGGAGGTACTGCTAATGCTACTCCTGAAAATAATCACCCCGTATTGCTCGCTGGACTTTTAAAAGTATTTGCAACAAGCACTCATATCGTTCAGGAGTATATCACGTATTCAATATACAATGATTCCTACAGAAGGTATTATTATAATGGAACATGGTCACCATGGACAAAAGACTGGGATTCAAATGATTTTTCACAGCAAAATATTAACAACTGGAATGTTGCATTCGCCAGAAAAAATGAATCTGGGCAGATAAAAGTAAGTTATGCAGGATTGTCTGTTTCTAATTTTACAGCCAATACATATAAGCAACTTAATATTAATATTGCTACTCCAACAATTGTATCTTCACCCGTCACAAAATATCCCAATAGTACACCAAATAATTATAAAGGAATCTTTGATTCGGGAAGAAATGGAGGATCAACAACTTATTCCGGTAGATTAATAGAAAATCCAATTCCCGGACAGAATCATAGATGGAGAATTATGGGTAGTTTTTCTGATAGAACAAATGCTTTATCAGATACATTAACCCTTGGAATCAGACTGAAAAATCCTGTGAGTGGATTTTCTCTAATGGGAGTAATTACGGTTGCTCCACAACAAAGTTCAGGCGAGTTTTCTTTATATTATGATACTATTGCTGATGCAGCCTCAATCTCTTCAGCGAATGGATATATACTAGAAGTAGTTGCAAGTAGTACAGACGCTAACTTATCTGTTAACATTAATTCTATTACAAGATTTTCAGAGGCTATAGAAGCTTAG
- a CDS encoding PaaI family thioesterase, translating to MTPEKKQLIIDSFNRSETLKFYKAELLEVETDFISIKIPKMEMMTRKAGMFNGAMIASLVDVSSGYAAVSNYKDDCYVVTIELKVNYLRPAMGDALISKSYVVKGGGKISVIRTEIYTVDENGSSETHVATSLVTMMRLK from the coding sequence ATGACACCTGAGAAAAAACAACTGATCATAGACAGTTTCAACCGCTCCGAAACCTTAAAATTCTACAAAGCAGAGCTTCTTGAAGTAGAAACCGATTTCATATCCATTAAAATCCCAAAGATGGAAATGATGACCCGTAAGGCAGGAATGTTTAACGGGGCAATGATCGCTTCTTTGGTTGATGTTTCTTCGGGATATGCTGCGGTCAGCAATTATAAAGATGATTGTTACGTAGTAACCATAGAACTTAAGGTTAATTATTTAAGGCCTGCAATGGGAGATGCTTTGATTTCAAAATCATACGTAGTAAAAGGAGGTGGGAAGATCAGCGTGATCAGAACTGAAATTTATACAGTGGACGAAAACGGATCATCCGAAACCCATGTTGCTACATCACTGGTGACGATGATGAGACTTAAATAA
- a CDS encoding GNAT family N-acetyltransferase: MERTEVIINTHNRGEVQLFSDDQKIGKMDISVIGQKLTVYHTEVDPEHEGKGFAKILLEKLVSYARENNLKIVPLCPYVFAQFKRHPEEYNDVWLKE, from the coding sequence ATGGAAAGAACAGAAGTAATTATTAATACACACAACAGGGGAGAAGTTCAGTTATTTTCTGATGATCAGAAGATAGGAAAAATGGATATCTCAGTTATAGGACAAAAATTAACCGTTTATCATACAGAGGTAGATCCTGAACATGAAGGAAAAGGTTTTGCTAAAATACTATTGGAGAAACTTGTTTCTTATGCCAGGGAAAATAATTTGAAAATAGTTCCTCTATGTCCTTATGTTTTTGCGCAGTTCAAAAGACATCCGGAAGAATATAATGATGTCTGGTTGAAAGAATAA